The following proteins are co-located in the Flectobacillus major DSM 103 genome:
- a CDS encoding DUF4199 family protein → MIKYSFLQTNILMIFFLVNSIWPDLFRNLAYQTVFSVFVVIATLLLYFFSLGFQLTYKQLLLKGAQIGLITGFFLGLFFYLYTTYIDKLYFEHLAEKMVSEYSSKGYDDFTIRKMIVYLGTTRKYHINEISTFISSIFKNISIALIIAPFFTRKENVTIG, encoded by the coding sequence ATGATAAAATACTCATTTTTACAAACCAATATCTTGATGATATTCTTTCTAGTAAATAGTATATGGCCTGATCTATTTAGGAATTTAGCTTATCAAACAGTATTTTCTGTTTTTGTTGTAATTGCTACCTTACTACTTTACTTTTTTAGCTTGGGATTTCAATTAACATATAAACAATTACTGCTTAAAGGAGCTCAAATTGGTTTGATAACGGGCTTTTTTTTAGGGTTATTTTTTTATCTATATACTACTTATATAGATAAGCTTTATTTTGAACATTTAGCAGAAAAAATGGTGTCAGAATACTCATCGAAGGGATATGATGATTTTACTATTAGAAAAATGATTGTCTATCTAGGTACAACAAGAAAATATCATATAAATGAGATAAGCACTTTTATCTCAAGTATATTTAAAAACATCTCTATAGCACTTATAATAGCACCGTTTTTTACAAGAAAAGAAAATGTAACTATTGGATAA
- a CDS encoding type I restriction enzyme HsdR N-terminal domain-containing protein, producing MELLNLPTFDYKLKKNDGKLYIFDELRKKYLILTPEEWVRQHFVHYLIKQHQYPKSLIKLESGLQYNQLQKRTDIQVFDRNGSLFMIVECKAPFVALNQGVFEQIAQYNQVLRSPYLTITNGMTQFCCQTNWETQSIHFLENIPILP from the coding sequence ATGGAGTTACTCAATCTTCCTACATTTGACTACAAATTAAAAAAAAATGATGGAAAATTATACATTTTCGACGAGCTTCGCAAAAAGTATCTGATTCTAACTCCCGAAGAATGGGTGCGTCAGCATTTTGTACATTACCTGATTAAACAGCACCAATACCCCAAAAGTTTAATCAAGTTGGAAAGTGGTTTACAATACAACCAGCTCCAAAAGCGAACCGACATTCAGGTATTTGACCGCAACGGTAGCCTATTTATGATTGTAGAATGTAAAGCTCCATTTGTAGCACTCAATCAGGGCGTTTTTGAACAAATAGCTCAATATAATCAGGTTCTGAGAAGCCCATACTTGACCATCACCAATGGTATGACACAGTTTTGTTGCCAAACTAACTGGGAAACCCAGAGTATTCATTTTTTAGAAAACATTCCTATTTTACCCTAA
- a CDS encoding TonB-dependent receptor: protein MKKIFTTKVVMSLLFLLTATISSVRVFAQVTTSSISGIVTDTKGEALPGASVIAIHTPSGTRYGISTNASGRYALSGVRVGGPFTIKVTFVGFREQVKESVYTTLASTTVLDFKLSDEGTVLNEVKVTSTISNVMSENRLGAITNIGREQISSLPSISRNINDLTRLTPQANGTSIGGGNYRQNNITVDGADFNNNFGIGGNLPGGNASPISLDALEQISVNVTPYDVRQSGFIGSAINAVTRSGTNQVSGSAYTYFRNEGMQGNKIGDQTFIKQDLQYKQYGFRLGGPLIKNKLFYFVNGEFERQTTPGPSQIAATAALPFSQANPQVSRPTVDEMNTISQYLADKYGYVTGPYQGYSSKSFSNKFLARLDWNISQKHKLNVRYSFLESESSRIQPSTSTSPFVNLYPQNRQSTQALQYENSGYFQAANFYSFAAELNSFLGKASNTLRVTYTRQNDPRTTKGGQFPFVDILKDGNPLTSFGTELFSYGNLRDVKTWSIVDNVEMTIGKNNLTFGVQADFNETKNGFQRFGTGYYVFNTWDDFVTGKLPTAYGLTYSLAPGFAQVFPSFKFAQYSAYAQDEINVNRKLKLTGGIRLDYATFPNSQQDHPLISQLTFESGQKVNTGQFPDSRLMFSPRFGFNYDVKGDRSIQVRGGSGIFTGRVPFVWIVSQVGDAGMLQVTQTWQGSNVPGPFRIEPYYPTTVPQAGVSIPTGGTTTISPNFKMPQTWKSSLAVDVQLPLGIVGSVEAIYNKDINTAYFRNINLNAPQALNVSGYPDSRLIYGATNTAKYINPLTSAGQYSATGTTAYNVTQLGNSNQGYYFSFNAKLEKQFSNGLSAMLSYVKNDSKNLFDGSGDQPASAWQGTATVNGSNSPVLSYANYVVPTRIIGAVTYRKEYLKHLATSVSLVYEGSSIGRFSYTYSADINRDGANADLIYIPKDPSEITFVSQTIGSGASAVTYTAQQQSDAFFKYIEQDDYLRSRKGQYAERNGVVMPWRSQFDVKILQDLFTKIDGKRNTLQLSIDIFNVGNLLNNQWGVQKIVNNSNILVPTNQASLVAGGTTKPTFRLAQDRGALIQDTYRTNIGFSSTYYFQVGLRYIFN from the coding sequence ATGAAAAAAATCTTTACCACTAAAGTAGTCATGAGTTTGCTTTTTTTACTTACGGCGACGATTTCAAGTGTACGGGTTTTTGCACAGGTAACCACTTCTTCAATTTCAGGTATAGTAACCGATACTAAGGGAGAAGCATTACCAGGTGCAAGTGTGATTGCTATTCACACACCATCAGGTACACGTTATGGTATTTCTACGAATGCATCTGGGCGTTATGCCTTATCAGGTGTTCGTGTAGGTGGCCCTTTTACTATTAAAGTAACATTTGTTGGTTTCAGAGAACAGGTAAAAGAAAGTGTTTACACTACCCTTGCTTCTACTACTGTTCTTGATTTCAAATTAAGTGACGAAGGTACAGTACTAAACGAAGTGAAAGTTACATCTACTATAAGTAATGTAATGAGTGAAAACAGGCTAGGTGCTATCACTAATATCGGTAGAGAACAAATCTCATCTCTCCCTTCAATCAGTCGAAATATTAACGATTTGACACGCCTTACTCCACAAGCTAATGGTACATCAATTGGAGGTGGTAACTATCGTCAAAATAATATTACGGTAGATGGTGCAGACTTTAACAATAACTTTGGTATTGGAGGAAATTTACCTGGAGGTAATGCTTCCCCCATTTCATTAGATGCACTTGAGCAAATCTCAGTAAACGTTACTCCGTATGATGTTCGTCAATCAGGTTTTATTGGTAGTGCTATTAATGCTGTAACGCGTTCAGGTACAAATCAGGTTTCTGGTTCTGCTTACACATATTTCAGAAATGAAGGCATGCAAGGGAATAAAATTGGAGATCAAACATTCATAAAACAAGATCTTCAGTACAAGCAATATGGTTTTAGATTAGGAGGACCACTGATTAAAAATAAATTGTTTTACTTTGTAAACGGAGAATTTGAAAGACAGACAACTCCAGGGCCTTCTCAAATTGCTGCTACTGCTGCACTTCCATTCTCGCAAGCGAATCCACAAGTATCTCGTCCAACTGTTGATGAAATGAATACTATTAGTCAGTACCTTGCAGACAAGTATGGATATGTAACGGGACCATATCAGGGATATTCATCTAAAAGTTTTAGTAATAAGTTTTTAGCTAGATTAGACTGGAATATTTCTCAGAAACACAAATTAAATGTTCGTTACAGTTTTTTAGAAAGTGAGTCTTCAAGAATTCAACCTAGTACATCAACATCTCCATTTGTTAACCTTTACCCTCAAAATCGTCAAAGTACTCAAGCCCTACAATATGAGAACTCAGGATATTTCCAGGCTGCCAATTTTTACTCATTTGCAGCTGAATTAAACTCATTCTTAGGTAAAGCATCTAATACTTTGCGTGTAACTTATACACGTCAAAACGACCCACGAACAACTAAAGGAGGGCAATTCCCTTTTGTTGATATTTTAAAAGATGGAAACCCTTTGACTTCGTTTGGGACAGAGTTGTTCTCTTATGGAAACCTAAGAGATGTTAAAACTTGGTCTATTGTTGATAATGTTGAAATGACAATTGGTAAAAATAATTTAACATTTGGGGTTCAGGCTGATTTTAATGAAACTAAAAACGGATTCCAACGTTTTGGTACAGGCTATTATGTATTTAATACTTGGGATGATTTTGTCACAGGAAAACTTCCTACTGCTTATGGTTTAACATACTCATTGGCTCCAGGTTTTGCTCAAGTATTTCCATCATTTAAGTTTGCTCAGTATTCTGCTTATGCTCAAGATGAAATTAACGTAAATAGAAAATTGAAATTGACTGGTGGTATTCGTTTGGACTATGCAACATTCCCTAATAGTCAACAAGACCATCCACTTATATCTCAATTGACATTTGAAAGTGGACAAAAAGTAAACACAGGGCAGTTCCCTGATTCTCGATTGATGTTTTCTCCAAGATTTGGATTTAATTATGATGTAAAAGGTGACCGTTCTATTCAAGTAAGAGGTGGGTCTGGTATTTTTACTGGTCGAGTTCCTTTTGTATGGATCGTTTCTCAAGTGGGTGATGCGGGTATGTTACAGGTTACGCAAACTTGGCAAGGCTCAAATGTTCCTGGCCCATTCCGTATAGAACCGTATTACCCAACTACAGTTCCTCAAGCTGGTGTAAGTATTCCTACAGGTGGTACTACTACTATTTCACCTAATTTCAAAATGCCACAAACTTGGAAAAGTAGTTTAGCTGTAGATGTTCAACTACCACTAGGCATTGTAGGTTCAGTAGAAGCAATTTATAACAAAGATATCAATACCGCTTATTTCAGAAATATTAACTTGAACGCTCCTCAAGCGTTGAATGTGAGTGGTTATCCTGATAGTCGTTTAATTTATGGAGCAACTAATACTGCTAAATATATAAATCCTCTTACCTCTGCTGGTCAGTATAGTGCAACAGGAACTACAGCATATAACGTTACACAGTTAGGTAATTCAAATCAAGGATATTATTTCTCTTTCAATGCTAAATTAGAGAAACAATTTTCAAATGGATTATCTGCTATGCTTTCTTATGTAAAAAATGATTCAAAGAATTTATTTGATGGCAGTGGCGACCAACCAGCATCTGCATGGCAAGGTACTGCAACTGTGAATGGATCTAATAGCCCCGTATTAAGCTATGCTAATTATGTAGTTCCTACTCGTATTATTGGGGCTGTAACCTATAGAAAAGAGTATTTGAAGCATTTAGCAACAAGTGTTTCGTTAGTCTATGAAGGTTCTTCGATTGGTCGTTTTTCTTATACTTATAGTGCTGATATTAACAGAGATGGTGCTAACGCAGATTTGATTTATATTCCTAAAGACCCGAGTGAAATTACTTTTGTTTCTCAGACTATCGGTTCTGGTGCTAGTGCTGTAACTTATACTGCTCAACAGCAGAGTGATGCCTTTTTTAAATATATTGAGCAAGATGATTATCTACGTTCTAGAAAAGGACAATATGCTGAAAGAAATGGTGTTGTAATGCCTTGGAGAAGCCAATTTGATGTTAAAATTTTACAAGACTTATTTACAAAAATTGATGGTAAGCGTAATACACTACAGTTAAGTATTGATATCTTCAATGTTGGTAATTTACTTAACAATCAATGGGGAGTACAAAAAATTGTTAATAACTCTAATATTCTTGTACCAACAAACCAAGCAAGTTTGGTTGCAGGAGGAACTACCAAGCCAACATTCAGACTTGCTCAGGATAGAGGAGCTCTTATTCAAGATACATACAGAACAAATATTGGATTTAGCTCAACATATTATTTCCAAGTAGGTCTACGTTACATCTTCAACTAG
- a CDS encoding beta-ketoacyl-ACP synthase III — MIYSKIIGVGHYVPDNIITNQYLESIMDTTDAWITERTGIKERRYFTYGKDTNASMATEAAQIAIERAGITPQDIDFIVYATITPDYYFPGPGFVLQRNLGIQNVGVLDIRDQCSGFVYAIATADQFIRSGMYKNILVIGAEVQSTFLNHSTEGRGVAVIFGDGAGAAVLQATTDKNHRILSTHLHADGNFAEDLYVKDPGSTREKRFFDDLIADKSTGEVIMNGNMVFKHAIVRFPEVIKEALTANQLTPQDIDLLVPHQANLRISEYVRQQMGLPEEKVMNNIQKYGNTTAASIPIALSEAWESGRVKDGNLICLAAFGSGFTWGSALIRW, encoded by the coding sequence ATGATTTATTCTAAAATTATAGGTGTTGGGCATTATGTTCCTGACAATATTATTACCAACCAGTATCTCGAAAGTATTATGGATACTACCGACGCTTGGATTACCGAACGTACAGGGATTAAAGAACGACGATACTTTACCTATGGCAAAGACACCAATGCTTCAATGGCCACAGAGGCAGCCCAAATAGCGATTGAGAGGGCAGGTATTACTCCGCAGGATATAGATTTTATTGTGTATGCTACTATAACACCCGATTATTATTTTCCTGGGCCTGGTTTTGTACTTCAACGCAACCTTGGTATCCAAAATGTTGGTGTATTAGATATTCGTGACCAATGTTCGGGCTTTGTATATGCTATCGCTACAGCCGACCAGTTTATCCGTTCGGGTATGTACAAAAATATACTGGTGATTGGGGCTGAAGTGCAATCTACCTTTTTGAACCATTCGACCGAAGGCCGAGGTGTGGCTGTTATTTTTGGCGATGGAGCTGGAGCGGCAGTTTTGCAAGCTACCACCGACAAAAACCATCGTATCTTGTCGACTCACTTACATGCCGATGGAAATTTTGCTGAAGATTTGTACGTAAAAGACCCAGGAAGTACCCGTGAAAAAAGATTCTTTGATGATTTGATTGCCGACAAAAGTACAGGCGAGGTTATTATGAATGGTAATATGGTATTTAAACACGCTATAGTACGTTTTCCTGAGGTGATAAAAGAGGCTCTGACAGCCAACCAATTAACACCCCAAGACATTGACTTGCTGGTGCCACACCAAGCTAATCTAAGAATTTCGGAATATGTTCGTCAACAAATGGGGCTTCCAGAAGAAAAGGTAATGAACAATATCCAGAAATATGGTAATACTACAGCAGCTTCAATACCTATTGCTTTAAGCGAAGCATGGGAATCGGGTAGGGTAAAAGATGGCAACTTGATTTGTTTAGCAGCCTTTGGCAGTGGATTTACGTGGGGGTCGGCTCTTATTCGCTGGTAG
- a CDS encoding MBL fold metallo-hydrolase, with the protein MIQLEIFTFNPFQENTYVLWDKTLECVIIDPGCHVYEERKILTDFITSKQLKPVKLLNTHAHIDHILGNAFIKRTYSIGLHLHAKDIPVLESAPSRAAYWGFPAYEHTEVDTFLEEGTDITFGNTTLEVLFTPGHAPGHVVFYHKGQQLVIGGDVLFRGSVGRTDLPLCSFADLEKSIKTKLYTLPDTTTVYPGHGPSTTIGFEKKNNPFVKL; encoded by the coding sequence ATGATACAACTCGAAATTTTTACATTTAATCCTTTCCAAGAAAATACATACGTACTATGGGATAAAACCTTGGAATGCGTTATTATCGACCCAGGGTGCCATGTTTATGAAGAACGAAAGATTTTGACCGATTTTATTACCAGCAAACAGCTTAAACCTGTCAAATTACTCAATACCCACGCTCATATCGATCACATTCTGGGAAATGCTTTTATCAAACGAACCTATTCGATTGGCTTACATTTACACGCAAAGGATATTCCTGTGCTGGAATCGGCCCCAAGTCGTGCAGCTTATTGGGGGTTTCCTGCTTATGAGCATACAGAGGTAGATACTTTTTTGGAAGAAGGGACAGATATTACTTTCGGAAATACAACGCTTGAGGTATTATTTACGCCAGGGCATGCACCAGGCCATGTGGTTTTTTATCATAAAGGTCAGCAGCTTGTGATTGGAGGCGATGTACTTTTTAGGGGAAGCGTTGGGCGTACAGATTTGCCTTTGTGTAGCTTTGCAGATTTAGAAAAAAGTATCAAAACAAAATTATATACTTTGCCCGACACCACTACGGTATATCCGGGTCATGGGCCTAGTACTACTATCGGTTTTGAGAAAAAAAATAACCCTTTTGTAAAATTATAA
- a CDS encoding CoA-binding protein, with translation MNKKTLVLGATTNSNRYAYLASNMLVQHGHEIELLGIKTGEVAGATIQKGFPELENIDTVTMYIGPQHQDTYFDYLMKLKPRRIVFNPGTENPVLEQLAHNNGIEVEEACTLVLLSTGQY, from the coding sequence ATGAACAAAAAAACATTAGTATTAGGAGCAACCACTAACAGTAATAGGTATGCCTATTTGGCAAGCAATATGCTGGTACAACATGGTCACGAAATAGAATTGTTAGGTATCAAAACAGGCGAGGTGGCAGGAGCTACCATACAAAAAGGCTTTCCTGAATTAGAAAATATTGATACAGTGACGATGTATATTGGGCCTCAACATCAAGATACGTATTTTGATTATTTGATGAAACTCAAGCCCAGACGAATTGTATTTAATCCCGGAACCGAAAATCCTGTATTAGAACAATTGGCTCATAACAACGGTATTGAGGTTGAAGAAGCCTGTACGTTGGTGTTACTTTCTACAGGGCAGTATTAG
- the pafA gene encoding alkaline phosphatase PafA — MHKKILVLLLGLCPVLTDLQAQTTTKKTVASASKITPAKPKLVIGIVVDQMRYDYLYRYANKYSAGGFKRLMGEGFNCRNNHYDYVPTVTAAGHAAIFTGSVPAVDGIVGNEWFDAKTGRTVYCVEDSTVKTVGSGTSAGLMSPKNLLVSTITDQLKIANNHQSKTIGIALKDRGAILPAGHTANAAYWFDSKDGHWITSSFYMNDLPQWVKDFNGQKNAQKYIAQGWNTLLPIDQYTESTADDQPFEGKLSGESKPVFPHELAAQAGVNLLEVIRSTPYGNSLTKDFAVSAIQNEQLGKGNLTDFLTVSFSSTDYVGHAFGPNSIEAEDTYLRLDKDIASLLTFLDGYLGKENVLVFLSADHGVADVPGYWRSKKLPAGTVEGVNITNNVKEALKAAFGEGDFIRADENNQLYLNHTTLKARNISQSQVYQVVREALLKRDDIADVIDLQNIANATVPTYQLGYIRNGYNPRRSGDILYFLNPGWFTGRKTGTTHGSVYRYDTHIPLLFYGWKVKHGETSQRTNISDIAPTVADLLSILEPNGTVGNVITDVVK, encoded by the coding sequence ATGCATAAAAAAATATTAGTTCTGTTACTTGGCCTTTGCCCAGTTCTAACAGATTTGCAAGCACAAACTACTACCAAAAAAACTGTAGCATCAGCCTCCAAAATAACTCCTGCCAAACCCAAGCTAGTAATAGGTATTGTTGTTGACCAAATGCGGTACGATTACCTATACCGTTATGCCAACAAATACTCGGCAGGTGGCTTTAAACGACTAATGGGTGAAGGCTTCAATTGTAGAAACAACCATTATGATTATGTACCAACCGTAACTGCGGCAGGTCATGCGGCTATCTTTACGGGTTCTGTACCTGCTGTTGACGGTATTGTTGGCAATGAATGGTTTGATGCCAAAACAGGCAGAACTGTTTATTGTGTTGAAGATTCAACCGTAAAAACGGTAGGTTCGGGTACTTCGGCTGGCTTGATGTCACCTAAAAACCTCTTGGTATCTACTATTACCGACCAATTAAAAATCGCCAATAATCATCAATCCAAAACCATTGGTATTGCCCTCAAAGACCGTGGTGCTATTTTGCCTGCTGGTCATACAGCCAACGCTGCTTACTGGTTTGATTCAAAAGATGGACATTGGATCACCTCTTCGTTTTACATGAATGATTTGCCACAATGGGTAAAAGATTTTAATGGTCAGAAAAATGCCCAAAAATATATTGCTCAAGGCTGGAATACCCTTTTGCCTATCGACCAATATACAGAAAGTACTGCCGATGACCAACCGTTTGAAGGCAAATTGAGTGGCGAATCAAAACCTGTATTTCCTCATGAATTAGCTGCACAGGCAGGTGTTAATTTGTTAGAGGTAATTCGCTCAACGCCTTATGGCAACTCGCTAACCAAGGATTTTGCCGTGTCGGCTATTCAAAATGAGCAACTAGGTAAAGGCAATCTAACAGATTTCTTAACTGTTAGCTTTTCGTCTACCGATTATGTAGGCCATGCTTTTGGTCCTAACTCTATCGAAGCAGAAGATACTTATTTGCGTTTAGACAAAGATATTGCTAGTTTATTGACTTTTCTGGATGGCTATTTAGGAAAAGAAAATGTATTGGTGTTTTTGAGTGCCGACCACGGTGTAGCTGATGTACCAGGCTACTGGCGTTCAAAGAAACTCCCTGCTGGTACTGTTGAAGGCGTAAATATTACCAACAATGTCAAAGAAGCCCTTAAAGCAGCCTTTGGAGAAGGTGATTTTATTCGTGCCGACGAAAATAACCAGCTGTATCTCAACCACACAACCCTAAAAGCTCGTAATATTTCACAGTCGCAGGTTTATCAAGTAGTTAGAGAAGCTCTTTTGAAAAGAGATGACATTGCCGATGTGATAGATTTACAAAATATCGCTAATGCTACCGTACCAACTTACCAGTTGGGTTATATCAGAAACGGCTACAATCCACGACGTAGCGGAGATATTCTTTATTTCCTAAACCCAGGTTGGTTTACAGGTAGAAAAACAGGTACTACTCATGGTTCGGTATATCGTTATGATACTCACATTCCATTACTTTTTTACGGCTGGAAAGTAAAACATGGCGAAACATCACAGCGAACCAATATTTCGGATATTGCCCCTACAGTAGCCGATTTATTGAGTATTTTAGAACCTAACGGAACAGTAGGGAATGTCATAACAGACGTGGTAAAATAA
- a CDS encoding CDP-alcohol phosphatidyltransferase family protein, with amino-acid sequence MTIKSHIPNALTCGNLLCGILGLNVLFTTEDFVNQPEAMLLPSLLIGLALVCDWLDGFIARMLHVSSPIGKELDSLADMVTFGVLPAFIMLKLIEGSCTSGTCTVGLFGFYKPYIAFALAIFSALRLAKFNVDTRQSHSFIGVPTPANGMVVASLPLILVYNPEFRDYVLNYNTLIVYSVVMSYLLVAELPLFALKFKSFDWKTNQVKYIFLILSAILLFLLKFVAVPLIIFIYILISIIDNFIKKQPSEA; translated from the coding sequence ATGACCATAAAATCACACATTCCTAATGCACTTACCTGTGGAAATCTACTCTGTGGTATATTAGGTTTAAATGTTCTTTTCACAACCGAAGATTTCGTTAATCAACCAGAGGCAATGCTTTTACCTTCGTTATTGATAGGCTTGGCATTAGTTTGTGATTGGCTTGATGGATTTATAGCTCGTATGTTACATGTTTCTTCGCCTATTGGTAAAGAACTTGACTCACTAGCCGATATGGTTACCTTTGGGGTACTACCTGCTTTTATTATGCTCAAACTCATTGAAGGTAGTTGTACTTCGGGTACTTGTACGGTTGGGCTTTTTGGTTTTTATAAGCCTTATATTGCTTTTGCTTTGGCTATATTTTCGGCACTTCGGCTAGCCAAATTTAATGTAGATACCCGCCAAAGTCATTCGTTTATTGGTGTACCAACACCTGCCAATGGTATGGTGGTGGCATCGTTGCCTCTTATTTTGGTGTATAACCCCGAATTTCGTGACTATGTACTCAACTACAATACACTTATTGTATATTCGGTAGTAATGTCGTATTTGTTGGTGGCCGAGTTACCCCTTTTTGCTCTGAAATTCAAGAGTTTTGATTGGAAAACCAATCAGGTAAAATATATCTTTTTGATTTTATCGGCTATCTTATTGTTCTTACTCAAATTTGTGGCTGTGCCTCTTATTATCTTTATTTATATCTTGATTTCAATCATTGATAATTTTATTAAAAAACAACCAAGCGAAGCATAA
- a CDS encoding alpha/beta fold hydrolase has translation MKLYFRQVGESGQPIIILHGIFGSSDNWLTIGKVLGEKNRIYMVDQRNHGQSPRSDVFNYEVMADDLKEFIDEHQLKNPIIVGHSMGGKTVMQFAMNYPDAFAKMIVVDIAPKYYPVHHSMILQGLAAIDLPNLASRTEANEILKRFEEQEGVRQFLLKNLWRNPEKGNQFDWRINVPVIAKNIDVVGHELANEKAIQQPVLFIRGENSHYIQPEDERKIWELFPNYELVSIVGAGHWVQADQPQAFIETVNQFVNQ, from the coding sequence ATGAAATTATATTTTAGACAAGTAGGTGAAAGTGGTCAGCCTATCATTATTTTACATGGTATATTTGGCTCTTCAGACAACTGGCTTACCATTGGCAAAGTTTTGGGTGAAAAAAATCGTATATATATGGTTGACCAACGTAATCATGGGCAGTCGCCACGAAGCGATGTGTTCAATTACGAAGTAATGGCTGACGACCTTAAAGAGTTTATCGACGAACATCAGCTCAAAAACCCTATTATTGTTGGACATTCGATGGGTGGCAAAACCGTGATGCAATTTGCTATGAACTACCCCGATGCTTTTGCTAAAATGATTGTAGTAGATATTGCTCCTAAATATTACCCTGTACACCATAGCATGATTTTACAAGGATTAGCGGCTATCGACCTACCCAATTTGGCAAGCCGTACCGAAGCCAACGAAATTCTGAAAAGATTTGAAGAACAGGAGGGTGTTCGACAGTTTCTCCTCAAAAACCTTTGGCGTAATCCCGAAAAAGGAAATCAGTTTGATTGGCGAATCAATGTACCTGTCATTGCTAAAAATATTGATGTGGTTGGGCACGAGCTTGCCAATGAAAAGGCCATTCAACAACCCGTTTTGTTTATCCGTGGCGAAAACTCGCACTATATTCAGCCCGAAGATGAGCGTAAAATCTGGGAATTATTCCCCAATTATGAATTAGTAAGCATTGTAGGTGCTGGCCACTGGGTACAAGCTGATCAACCTCAAGCATTTATTGAAACCGTGAATCAGTTTGTCAACCAGTAA
- a CDS encoding SAM-dependent methyltransferase: protein MSLFLIPTTLAPDTANQVLAPQIKEVIGVTNHFFVENIRTARRFISELKLGKVIDELHFYELTKDTSIEQVRAYFKTVPKGEAIGVMSEAGCPGIADPGAVAVKVAHQLGIQVRPLVGPSSILLGLMASGFSGQSFVFHGYLPIEKVERHKALRALEKDAQKQQTQIFMETPFRNNTFLEDILQICNPTMQLCIACNVSGSDEFIQTKSIAQWQKQKPDLHKKPTMFLLSI, encoded by the coding sequence ATGTCTCTTTTTTTAATACCTACTACGCTTGCCCCGGATACGGCCAATCAGGTACTTGCACCACAAATCAAAGAGGTGATTGGTGTCACCAACCATTTTTTTGTGGAAAATATCCGTACGGCTCGCCGCTTTATTAGCGAACTAAAATTAGGAAAGGTAATTGACGAATTGCATTTCTACGAGCTAACCAAGGATACGTCTATCGAACAAGTTCGGGCATATTTCAAAACCGTTCCGAAAGGCGAAGCTATCGGTGTAATGTCAGAAGCGGGGTGTCCAGGTATTGCCGACCCCGGAGCAGTGGCTGTAAAGGTGGCTCATCAGTTGGGGATTCAGGTACGGCCTTTGGTGGGGCCTTCGTCTATTTTATTGGGATTAATGGCTTCAGGCTTTTCAGGACAATCTTTTGTTTTTCATGGCTATTTACCCATTGAAAAAGTAGAACGGCACAAAGCATTACGAGCTTTGGAAAAAGATGCCCAAAAACAACAAACCCAGATTTTTATGGAAACTCCTTTCAGAAATAATACTTTTCTGGAAGATATTCTCCAAATCTGTAACCCTACTATGCAATTGTGTATTGCTTGTAATGTTAGTGGGTCTGACGAATTTATTCAAACAAAGAGTATCGCTCAATGGCAAAAACAAAAACCTGATTTACACAAAAAACCTACCATGTTTTTGTTAAGTATTTAG
- a CDS encoding cysteine peptidase family C39 domain-containing protein has translation METKHKIAAGVSLLTLICASYIPFLPKKQFSFKNVFVQTDSYSCGYCCLRMIFEYYDIKKIDYTKMRSQLASNRKGTSMLNLKRYSNTAGLKAKGLNVPNLEQLDSYTPCIIRINSNHFVVVDSMKNGFIYVRDPLEGNVMFKKHELPSKWDNVVLVFQK, from the coding sequence ATGGAAACCAAACATAAAATCGCAGCAGGAGTCAGCTTGCTTACACTAATATGTGCATCCTATATACCTTTTCTTCCTAAGAAGCAATTTTCTTTTAAAAATGTATTTGTACAGACAGATAGTTATTCTTGTGGGTATTGTTGTTTAAGGATGATTTTTGAGTATTATGATATTAAAAAAATAGATTACACTAAAATGCGGAGTCAATTAGCCAGTAATAGGAAAGGGACTTCAATGCTGAATTTAAAGAGATATTCAAATACTGCAGGGCTAAAAGCTAAGGGATTAAATGTTCCCAATTTAGAGCAGTTAGATTCTTATACTCCTTGTATTATAAGAATTAATAGCAATCATTTTGTTGTAGTAGATAGTATGAAGAATGGGTTTATTTATGTTCGAGATCCTTTGGAAGGTAATGTTATGTTTAAAAAACATGAATTGCCATCAAAATGGGATAATGTTGTATTAGTATTCCAAAAATAG